The genomic DNA ttttttttttttttttttttaaaatctaattaCCACATATATTTATCGCACTCACACATAAATAAATGGAATAAACAACAAGATAATTTTCCATGTTATCTTTGATGAGCACTTCATAGATATTGTTTATCTCGCCAATGTTGGATGTGTCGTAatcatttttatatgtttataacaGGCGTGCTCCTGATATTGGTTTGTCCTCTGACCCAACTGTAAGTGCATCTAAAACAACCTCCATCGAAGCAGAAGACCCATTCAAAGTATTTTCATCAACTTCAGCCCCAATGGATTCATCCAGAAGCAACTTCACAGACCCTTTGGAAGAAATTAGTAAATTTAGTAGTTCTAGAAGCACTAAAAATAATAGTTCATCAACTTCAAATGGTAGAATATATGAAGACATTGACCCTTTTGATGGGCTCGGACGATCTGTACCGGCATTCTCATCTGAGAGAAATAGCAGCAAGGATAACAGTGCTCCAGGGTTGAACACAAGCACAAGTTGGACTGGAGATAAAGAACCAGTTGATAAGTTTTCTGGGATGAGTCCTGAGAGGCACTCACAAAAGGACATTCCCGTTGAAAGTGATCAGGATTTTCTGCAGCCCCCATTTTACACGCCTACCTTTTCATCTGATTCTAATAAACCAGTTGGCCAAAGGTCTACTTCGCCTCCAAATAATAATAGTGGTTTTGGCCAAGCCAATATTCCGGCAGATATGTCtccaaaatatgaagaaaacttGGAATCATGTGAGGATGTATGGCTGACTGTGTCAGAGATTCCTCTTTTTACACAACCAACCACTGCTCCACCGCCTTCAAGACCCCCTCCTCCACGGCCAGTGAATATTCCCAGGTCAGGAACAGGTTCACCGGCTTCTACCAACACTAGAAAGAAGGCcaatgaattttcttctttcccGGGTTCCACTCGATTCTCTCATGACCCTAGGTCTGCTACAGCTGCAGCATCGGCATCTCCAACATCTCAGTTTGATGAACTTGATGATTTTGCTGCAGGCAGCAGTCACAGTAATGATGCTGAGAGTGGAAATGGTCTTCCCGATGATGAGTTAGAGATGAACACGGCTGCTGCGGCCATGAAGGAAGCAATGGATAGGGCTGAGGCTAAATTTAGGCATGCAAAGGAAGTTAGGGAGAGAGAGCATACAAAGGCTGCTAAAAGCAAAGAATTTGGGCAATCGGAAAAAGATGACAGAGCTATAccagaggagagagaaaaacaagaaaGGTTAGAACGTGACCGGCAGCaaaaagagagagaggaaaAGGAGCAAAGAAGATTAATGAAAGAaagggaggagagagaaaaGGCTAGACAGGCCGTAGAAAGAGCCACACGAGAAGCTCGTGAACGAGCAGCTGCTGAAGCACGCCAGAGAGCTGAGAGGGCTGCTGTTGGGAAAGCTAATGCTGAAGCCCGAGAGCGTGCTGAAAGAGCTGCAGTACAAAGGGCACATGCTGAAGCCCGAGAAAGGGCAGCTGCAGAAGCAAAGGAAAGAGCTGAAAAGGCTGCTGCAGCGGCAAAGGAGAGGGAAGCACGGGAAAGAGCTACAGCTGCGAGGGCTGAAACTGAAGCACGGGTTAAAGCTGAACGTGCCGCAGAAAGGGCTGCTGCCGAGGCCAGAGAGAGGGCTGCAGCTTCTGCAAGGATGAACCAACAGAAGAATGGGGATGATCTTGAATCCTTCTTTGGCGCGGGTTCAAGACCCAGCAGTGCTCCAAGGCCTTTTAGGGACTACTCCACAGTGAGgatctctttttcatttttctttaaatgtgtagTCTATATTCAAATATAATGGCCAAACTTGGGTTTGTTGTCTTCCCATCTTTCAACAATAATCCTAAACAGACAGAAAATATAGTTAGAGGGTAGTTGTAccttttctatttctattataaataaagcaactttattttttataagatgaCAAGTAAATAATATGTAgttatgtaaaaaatttaaatcatctgatttaaattaaaattaaaataaaaaggaaggtTAAAAACCATGTCCACTCTTATTTAATCTATATTCAAAACTTGTTGTTAAGTGTCGGAACCTGTATGTTTTCAGGAGGCAGATGCAACAAGGAAAAGTGGATCTTCAAATATGAAAAAAGCACCATCATCAagtaatattgttgatgatctTACCTCAATCTTTGGAGGTAGGTTTGCATTTTTAATGTGTTATTGATGCAATAGTAGTTTGATTTTGTTAAGACTTGCAATGTTGAAATAGAGAAAGATAAGAAAGATTCTAAGAGCAGAGAACAGAAAGATCCAGGATGATTGCAATAGTTAGTATTATGGGAAGAGTCAAGGAAAGTACACATACAacaaatctatatatatatatatataggattcAGATCCTCGTAAGTGTAAAGTGAGAAAATCAAAGGTTGTTATTTTAACAAACTCATGATTTGTTATGGTGTACTTCTAATATCTACCTTTGATTTGTTAATCAATGGTTGATATTACTCACTTTATACTTTAAAGTGGATTGCTCACTTTAGAGGAGCCAGATCCACATATCTaatgtgttttttaattttaaaaaataaaacatctcTCTGTTTTTGTCGTTGCTTACTGCTGGGCCTTCTATTAAGGTGGAGGGGACAAATAATAGAATGGAGTGGGGAGGATGGGTAACCTTTAAGACATGAAAAGGCTAGCAAATCTTGGGACGAAAAGCTGAGAGTAGATATGGGTCCTTCTCAGTACAGGAGCCTTTTCTTTTATGCTCATCGCCATTTTTCCTATTTTCTGGAGCATGGATCTATTCCACCAGCCAAGCATAGATAAAAGATATACGCGCTTCTCCTTCATAAAAGAGCTAAAAGGCCATTTCTAATTCTGCTTCTTTTCCTATTCCTATCTCAATACAGTTTAGATATCCATACTGTGACAGAGGCTTCCTTCCCTGGAATTTAGTGGCTAATTTGATAAAATACTACACAATTTTACAGTTTCCTAAGTTCAATTCACTTTCTATCACTTAGATGGCTTATTTTGttcgctctctctctctctctcttttatggTTTGAAGCTGCTCCATCATCTGGAGAGTTTCAAGAAGTTGAAGGGGAAAGTGAAGAAAGGCGAAAAGCTAGGTTGGAACGCCACCAGAGGTCTCAGGAGCGTGTGGTATGTGTTATTGCATCACTGCATCTGTctccttaatttattttctttgttgtttcttGACAGTTGATACAAAGAACTGGTGAAAAATACACTTTTTTTAACCAACTTGTTTATGCTATGACCATGATATTTTGTACTAGGCAAAAGCATTGGCTGAGAAGAATCAGCGGGACTTGCAAACTCAAAGAGAGCAAGCTGAGAGAAGTGTAAGTagtgttgtttttctttctatttatgGGTGAgggttttttttgttagtaCAATAACTGCATTTACAATACCAATCCCTTCTTCATCCTTGTTCTAGGCAAAAACTGTTTGTAGAAGCTGCCgataaaattttgcaatttttattgtaatatggttttgttcttgttatttaatttgttttttctgtGAATTGATTTCAGAGGCTTGGTGAAACACTGGATTTTGAAATTAAGCGGTGGTCTGCAGGAAAAGAGGGAAACTTACGAGCTTTGCTCTCCACCTTGCAATATGTATGTACTTAGTAAGAGCACAGAATAATATCTCTGAATGTTTCCTATTCCAGATCCGTATAGCACATGCATGGCAGTATGTAGGCATGGatcatgtcttttttttttttttacgttttcaATTCTTGGGTCCAAATTTTAACATATGCTATACTGGAATTGTTATATTGTCAGACATACTTTCTCATGTGTCTTGTCTGATTGTCAATTCACCTTCTAGGGCTAGAAGTGAATGGTTGTGGTCGCTTTAAAACTGTCCTGGTTGTATAGATCTAGGACTGAGTTTCTCTGTTTACTAAAGGTGCAACTAACATGTCTATTTCCTGCAAAAGATATCATTGATTGTTGCAATTTCTGATCAGATATTAGCCTACAGAAAACCACGTCCTTATGAGAGaggtttgtttgattttgaaaagaatGTAAATGATGTGGTCATAATTCAATTTCAGTCAATTCAGGGGAAGGTGAGACTCGAAGCAActtgttttcataattttatgcCGTGGATTCTACGGTGGGCCGCATAACATATCGTCCACAGATGGACACTCAAGTTTACTGCCTAGCCTACAATAGGTTTCTCAATATGGAAAATTCAGTACTTCCTTATATAAGATACTTGCATTTGTATGGTGAGGTATTTAAGAATTAAATATTGCAAGTAAGGAGATGCACTCCCTAAATTGAATTGGTGTGGGAACTGTGAAGGGTGAATATCATTTCCCCTTTTCGCTCACCATGCCCAACCTGTGAGTGGGTACGGAAACGACGATTGAAGTGTCATCAACCTGGGCATAATTTTTGTCATTTGCCAGTTTTTGTTTAGATTGCAGAATTGAGAATTTTCATCTAGAGAGGGATTTTACTTTTCATTGTGGAGAGAGAATTGAAGGTAGTAGTATCAAAGGGATTTTTTTGGTGGTCCCCACCCCATGTGCACACACTTCCTTTGGTTTTGGAGGTATCAGAGTCGCCTGGATCTTTGTTGTTGTACCTGGAACACACGTCGAGACCTTCCACATTGCATGCTTCGAGCGGCTCCTTGTGCGCCACCTCTGGAGATTTCCCTTTTGAGGCACGCTCTGATAAATGGTCAAAAAACCTTAGGGTGAAGGCTTCAGGAGAAACAAAAGGACCTATGGCACAATTGCCATAAATTCTCAACATCCAAGTTACCAGGCAGAGATCTTAATCATtgaataaagaataaaatagCAATATATGCATAACATATTACAAGTGGTCTAGTGTTGGACCGTATTCTTCGTGGTCCACATAGACAGTCTTCCTTATGCACTCTAAAAGGTTCatgcatttgaattttgaatgagcCAAAACAGTGCCTTTGTTTGTGTATTTAAGgtgttattgtttttgttacAGAATTAGCGTGAACTAGTTTTTGACCAGAGAATCTGTCAATGATGTTAACTTGTTTCATTCATGAATGATTATCAGGTGCTGTGGCCTGAATGTGGTTGGCAGCCAGTCGGTTTAACTGATTTGATTACAGCTGCTGCTGTTAAGAAGGCTTATAGGAAAGCTACGTTGTGTATTCATCCAGATAAAGTACAGCAGAAGGGTGCCACTCTTCAGCAAAAATATATTGCAGAAAAGGTGTTTGACCTACTCAAGGTATTTCTGACCATCTTATGTTCTTTATAATCaagaaatttattaaaaaaattatggtagGGGTTTACTGTGATGTGCTGCCTTCACAGATTGTCAGTTTATTTGTTGCTTGGTTTCGTTTTGATTCTTAAACTTTGGGGTTTTCACACTCTGATCGTGAGGGCTCACATATTTCCTCATCTCAATCCATATTTTTCTTTCAGTCTTACCGCTTGTTTGGTTTTAAGAAACATTttctattatcattttttattacaaaaatgtcaacttattttcactttttactGTCTTCAAAGTTTTGTATAAAAACAGTGAGAACAAAATTGTGTTGTTTTCATTGTTTCCTAAACAAAGATTTCATTGTGGCCTATTTACTTGAACATTTTCAGTTTCAATACTTAAATACCAGGGCCTATTTACTTGCCATATTTTCCGTTATCATTTTCATATCATCTAATAAACATAAGAGAGTATAGATCCAATATTCCCCTCACCAtttccttttataatttttgaaaacatACATccacaaaaataaacaattctTCCTAGCTGCCTTCATCCTTTCTTTATCATAATTGTTCATTACACGAGTTCCATTTCCTTATTAGcaatttaaaatatacaaattttagaaaatgaaaactgaaaatgattttaaaaagtaaacaaGCCCCTAATTCTCctatttctttttcataaaaatgtttTAATGGCGACATGAATATTTGTCAAGAGTCTAGTATAATACTATAATATAGCCAAGTCTAGAATACTCTGCTTTCACTATTTGCTGAAaggtttataattttttttataacaggAAGCGTGGAATAAATTCAATTCTGAGGAGCTGTTTTAATCTTTGATGGATTAATATATACTTCAAGATAATTTGTTGGACAGTTCTATTCAGAGGAGAGACCACAGCCCTGTTTCTGCTGCCTCCCCGATTGCATAATTGTTTTGATTGAAGTTATGATGCATTGTTGGTAACATATTGCTTCCCTGTCTGGCTTTCTCGGTTGTCATTGATGTTCTTCTCGGGGTTGTTGTGTTTCTACATGTTCTATAAATGTAGCATGTTTTGTtgatgtaaaatgttttttgtgctatcaattttattattcattATCCTTGTCTAGTGAGGGCTCACAAGCCGACAAGCgatcccttttctttttcttttcttaattttggTTCAAGAGAGGGTCCACCACGATGTGGTCATGGGATGCCCTTCTTTTCGACCtgtgatatattattatagCGCGATGTCTTGAATATATACCATCTTGTTGTGGATTTACATCAAAAACTGAGAATTAtacatgaatatttattttcaagTTTCTGTATTTTATTCATTAGAAATCAGTGTTGTCAATTAGTGGAATGTGAATAAACCATTATTGTTCTGTTATGTACGTGATTTACACAAATTCTCATCAAGTGGAGGCTATAGCaataagttgatttttttaacaaacctcTGTTTTCCCCCCTTGCAATTGATACTAGTTTTAAGCATTATTTGTCAGTGGTATTCAGTTAAGCTTGTTCAACTATTTTGTATGGTGCCGGGAGAACAAACTCAAGTTTATTAAAAACTTAAGCACGTTTTCATTTGTTGTGGGTTATATTCTTCACATACATTTTCTGGGTATGTTCTAAAGTACATTTTTGTCCTTCGATAAGAACCTGGGATGTAAACCACGAATACTTCAATGCATTTGACACATATTAAAGACGAACATAAACAAAGTCGAGCACAAATAAAATagcaattttaactttttttctttttactttttaattacttaaacacattcataaaaaaaacacgaTATTTTTAAGCGGTGAGAATTCCCGGTGTTATACCATGGAAATAAAACTGATATTAAAGagaaatttccttaaaaaaaaagagaaatttaattaaaataaagtaaaactgatattaaagaaaatatataaagggTCTGTTGGTAAATGTGTGCTTTCCTCAAAAAACGATAATGTGTTTTCCTCCATGAAaaggttaaaaataaaattacactacTTTTATCTCACTAAAGTagagattaaaattaaaaactgtGATCAGTTAGTTTTAttcagataaaaaaaatatttcatcatttcTTTATTTGACTAATGTGTATTAGATTGAAAATGACTTGTGGTATTCCAGAGTACTTGAATGGTCATAAATCACAATGCAGAAAGAGAAGTGCATATATAGTAAGTAGGTATATCCAATTGATTTAACAAGATAATGGATCAtaatttttgaccaaaaaaaagagaaagataaTGGGTGGTAATAATTCAAATATTCAATTGATTTATAACATAATTGTACATACAAACGTATTCTTACAATTGCCGATGCAGGAGTTTCGTACATTACATATAGCAAGTCTAAGGAAGCTTAATAACTTGATTGGAATGGTGTGTACTTCTTTAGATCAACTAAGACTCCAGCAATTGATCCAACAGCAGCAGCAATTGAGACTACAAGGCAAGCAAAGCTGAATATCTGTAGACAAATCCATTTCTTATTCCATTTTGGGATTTTCTTCTGTGCGATATACATCTCCACCGGAAAATAAACTGTTAGTGGCCAAAATCCCAATGCACCTATCACTCCAACGATGTCATTGAAGAACGGAAGCAACATGGATATAACAGTTGTTAAGGTGACAAACACTGTCCTCCAAAGCATTCTGAATAAGTTCAACTTGTAAGGTGGAAGGCAAGGAAGTTCAATTTTGTATTCTTTCTCAATGTTGGGCCATCTTTGTGTTGCACTTTTCTCTACAAAGGCAAAGATTGGTTGGGAAAATACTTGATATGCTCCCACAAGGTGAACTACTATAGCTGCATTTGCTATGTCTATTAGCCAATATGGATTGTAGAATCCAAAACCAGTTAGAAGATTTCCAGGTGCATCATCTCCAAATGCAGCATATCCCATGCAGCCACAAAGCATGTAAAATACTGTGGTCACTGCAATACTTATCTTGGTTGCTTTCTTCATTGATTTTGCCTCAGATGGTGGGGATTTCAAT from Medicago truncatula cultivar Jemalong A17 chromosome 8, MtrunA17r5.0-ANR, whole genome shotgun sequence includes the following:
- the LOC25502914 gene encoding auxilin-related protein 2 — its product is MNDFDNLLSSSDFGIKPQGKSAPMSQPPKSSSSNSNSTSLNFDFGSRSARTSDSVFGSSTHRHNRDSSSFDDLFTTTTGSNSKSNPRDAPFDLDSMFPGSAGNSSPPPVYDKPVYDDDVFDGVPGLKSTGKVNFENVFASPKSDSGAFDDLLGGFGKDSKGSGRKGLEKNDRSGSDFDDLLAGFGKSKSSSSDRRAPDIGLSSDPTVSASKTTSIEAEDPFKVFSSTSAPMDSSRSNFTDPLEEISKFSSSRSTKNNSSSTSNGRIYEDIDPFDGLGRSVPAFSSERNSSKDNSAPGLNTSTSWTGDKEPVDKFSGMSPERHSQKDIPVESDQDFLQPPFYTPTFSSDSNKPVGQRSTSPPNNNSGFGQANIPADMSPKYEENLESCEDVWLTVSEIPLFTQPTTAPPPSRPPPPRPVNIPRSGTGSPASTNTRKKANEFSSFPGSTRFSHDPRSATAAASASPTSQFDELDDFAAGSSHSNDAESGNGLPDDELEMNTAAAAMKEAMDRAEAKFRHAKEVREREHTKAAKSKEFGQSEKDDRAIPEEREKQERLERDRQQKEREEKEQRRLMKEREEREKARQAVERATREARERAAAEARQRAERAAVGKANAEARERAERAAVQRAHAEARERAAAEAKERAEKAAAAAKEREARERATAARAETEARVKAERAAERAAAEARERAAASARMNQQKNGDDLESFFGAGSRPSSAPRPFRDYSTEADATRKSGSSNMKKAPSSSNIVDDLTSIFGAAPSSGEFQEVEGESEERRKARLERHQRSQERVAKALAEKNQRDLQTQREQAERSRLGETLDFEIKRWSAGKEGNLRALLSTLQYVLWPECGWQPVGLTDLITAAAVKKAYRKATLCIHPDKVQQKGATLQQKYIAEKVFDLLKEAWNKFNSEELF